A window of the Pseudomonas furukawaii genome harbors these coding sequences:
- a CDS encoding DUF3800 domain-containing protein: protein MRQGSGSAGASFQQIGRDFSGVSLEVRPAYPVYCIYADESGKTGKYLLVGSLWVLRSYDTMKITSAINHRKKELDFKGEIHFKEINKGNLKTYLSLLGAIIQNSSAISFKGLGVLRSGLYSVDDTLNKLFYHMVIQGVAEENKSGRAVLPRNLQFRKDTEELSKDKLSIMEIELQLQNASKSIFNDNLYVDVVEVEDSSISPLMQVADLFVGSISRLLNKEEGKEGPKDIFAKTFLEAFGVDTKSEALEGLSECVRFS, encoded by the coding sequence ATGCGGCAGGGCTCAGGTTCTGCGGGGGCGTCATTTCAGCAGATCGGTCGGGACTTTTCCGGAGTTTCCTTAGAGGTCAGACCTGCCTACCCGGTGTATTGCATATACGCAGACGAAAGTGGAAAGACTGGTAAATACTTGCTAGTAGGTAGTCTTTGGGTACTTCGCAGCTACGACACGATGAAAATAACCAGCGCGATTAACCATAGAAAGAAAGAGCTAGATTTTAAGGGGGAAATACACTTCAAGGAAATCAATAAGGGGAATCTAAAAACATATCTATCCCTCTTAGGGGCCATAATTCAAAATTCTTCCGCGATCTCTTTCAAAGGTCTTGGTGTGCTCAGAAGCGGGCTCTACAGTGTAGACGATACTTTAAATAAGCTTTTCTATCACATGGTAATCCAAGGTGTTGCTGAGGAAAATAAGTCAGGCAGAGCAGTTCTTCCAAGAAACCTTCAATTTAGAAAAGATACCGAGGAGCTCTCCAAGGATAAACTATCAATCATGGAGATAGAGTTGCAGCTTCAAAATGCCTCAAAGAGCATATTTAACGACAATTTGTATGTGGATGTGGTTGAGGTAGAGGATTCAAGTATTTCGCCACTTATGCAGGTCGCCGATCTTTTTGTTGGTTCTATCTCTAGGCTTTTAAACAAGGAAGAAGGTAAAGAAGGGCCTAAAGATATTTTTGCCAAGACTTTCCTTGAGGCGTTTGGCGTGGACACTAAATCAGAGGCACTAGAAGGTCTGAGCGAGTGCGTAAGATTTTCATAG
- a CDS encoding IS5 family transposase produces MTQMSFSDAEYAGKRKQTRRERFLAEMEQVVPWAGLLALIEPYYPKAGNGRPPYPLETMLRIHLLQNWFALSDPAMEEALYEITSLRQFAQLSLTQGSIPEDTTIMNFRHLLEQHGLAAGILAVINDHLGERGLSLRQGTIVDATIIHAPSSTKNREGKRDPEMHQTKKGNQYFFGMKAHIGADAESGLVHSVVGTAANVADVTQVDKLLHGEENVVCADAGYTGVEKRPEHAGREVIWQIAARRSTYKQLSKRSALYKARRKIEKAKAQVRAKVEHPFRVIKRQFGYTKVRFRGLAKNTAQLVTLFALSNLWMARRELLAETGEVRL; encoded by the coding sequence ATGACCCAGATGAGCTTTTCCGATGCCGAGTACGCCGGCAAACGCAAACAGACCCGGCGCGAGCGCTTTCTGGCGGAGATGGAGCAAGTGGTGCCCTGGGCCGGGCTGTTGGCGCTGATCGAGCCGTACTACCCCAAGGCGGGCAATGGCCGTCCGCCGTATCCGCTGGAAACCATGCTGCGCATCCACCTGCTGCAGAACTGGTTCGCTCTCAGCGATCCGGCGATGGAGGAAGCGCTGTACGAGATCACCTCGCTGCGTCAGTTCGCCCAGCTGTCGCTGACCCAGGGCAGCATCCCGGAAGACACGACAATCATGAATTTCCGCCACCTGCTGGAGCAGCACGGATTGGCCGCGGGCATCCTGGCGGTGATCAACGACCACCTGGGCGAGCGCGGGTTGTCACTGCGCCAGGGCACCATCGTTGATGCCACGATCATTCATGCGCCGAGTTCGACCAAGAACCGGGAAGGCAAGCGTGATCCGGAGATGCACCAGACGAAGAAGGGCAACCAGTACTTCTTCGGCATGAAGGCACATATCGGCGCCGATGCCGAGTCCGGCCTGGTGCACAGCGTCGTGGGGACGGCGGCCAACGTGGCCGATGTCACCCAGGTCGACAAACTGCTGCACGGCGAGGAGAACGTGGTGTGTGCCGATGCGGGCTACACCGGGGTGGAGAAACGTCCCGAGCATGCCGGGCGTGAGGTCATCTGGCAGATCGCCGCCCGGCGCAGCACCTACAAACAACTGAGCAAACGCAGTGCCCTGTACAAGGCGAGGCGCAAGATCGAGAAGGCAAAAGCGCAGGTGCGGGCCAAGGTCGAGCATCCATTCCGGGTGATCAAACGGCAGTTCGGCTACACCAAAGTGCGCTTCCGGGGCCTGGCCAAGAACACTGCGCAACTGGTCACCTTGTTCGCCCTGTCGAATCTATGGATGGCCCGCCGAGAGTTGCTGGCTGAAACGGGAGAGGTGCGCCTGTAA